One stretch of Paraburkholderia fungorum DNA includes these proteins:
- a CDS encoding sugar phosphate nucleotidyltransferase yields the protein MSIQGAVSTTAVDQGDVGAGAASARCTHIVPVILAGGSGTRLWPVSRENYPKQLIDVVGSDSLLQATARRMDGFPAGWSVDASPIVVCGEEHRFVIAEQLHENGLDARLVVEPARRDTAPALTLAASVAGADGADAILVVMPADHSIADVSALQAALERAARYAEQGAIATLGVPPTRPDTGFGYIRIGNELADGGHAIDGFVEKPAEELAMQYVAAGTYWWNAGIFIVRASVWLDTLKRLQPDMHAACERAFVGGKTEGMVFRPLAEAFLGVQGDSIDYAVMEHLTNKSDADPASEVDAPDTISDPLANAVTAAGVVVRLDAGWSDLGSWDAVWAAMDKDANGNAGRGRVAFEGAVSSYAHSEGRLVACVGTTNVVVVETADAVLVVDRSRVQEVKGLVSRIKAQHAPEADAHRKVRRPWGFYDSIDRGERFQVKRIVVTPGAQLSLQLHHHRAEHWVVVCGTALVTRGEEQFLLSENESTYIPLGIKHRLENPGKVPLEIIEIQSGSYLGEDDIVRFNDNYGRCS from the coding sequence ATGTCGATTCAGGGAGCTGTAAGCACCACAGCCGTGGACCAGGGCGATGTGGGTGCGGGGGCAGCTAGTGCGCGTTGCACACACATTGTCCCGGTGATCCTCGCAGGAGGATCAGGCACGCGGCTGTGGCCCGTGTCGCGCGAAAACTACCCGAAGCAACTGATCGACGTGGTCGGCTCCGACTCGCTGCTGCAAGCGACGGCGCGCCGTATGGACGGCTTTCCCGCCGGCTGGAGCGTGGACGCTTCGCCGATCGTCGTATGCGGTGAGGAACATCGCTTCGTCATTGCTGAACAACTTCACGAAAACGGCCTCGACGCTCGTCTTGTAGTGGAACCCGCGCGTCGCGACACGGCACCGGCACTGACGCTGGCGGCGTCGGTTGCAGGTGCGGACGGCGCCGATGCGATTCTCGTCGTGATGCCCGCCGACCATTCGATCGCCGATGTATCCGCGTTGCAGGCCGCACTGGAACGTGCCGCGCGTTACGCGGAACAGGGCGCGATTGCGACGCTCGGCGTGCCGCCCACGCGTCCCGATACGGGCTTTGGCTATATCCGCATTGGGAATGAGTTGGCCGACGGCGGTCACGCAATCGACGGCTTCGTCGAAAAGCCCGCTGAAGAACTTGCGATGCAGTACGTCGCGGCCGGAACGTACTGGTGGAACGCGGGCATTTTTATCGTGCGCGCCAGCGTGTGGCTCGATACGTTGAAGCGTCTGCAACCCGACATGCACGCCGCGTGCGAACGCGCATTCGTCGGTGGAAAAACGGAAGGCATGGTGTTTCGTCCGTTGGCCGAGGCGTTTCTCGGTGTACAGGGCGACTCGATCGATTACGCGGTGATGGAGCATCTGACCAACAAGTCGGATGCCGATCCGGCGAGCGAGGTGGATGCCCCGGACACGATCAGCGACCCATTGGCGAATGCCGTGACGGCAGCCGGTGTCGTCGTCAGGCTCGATGCGGGCTGGTCCGATCTCGGTTCGTGGGACGCCGTGTGGGCCGCGATGGACAAGGACGCCAACGGCAACGCCGGACGCGGACGGGTGGCCTTCGAAGGCGCGGTATCGAGTTACGCACATTCGGAAGGACGGCTGGTGGCCTGCGTCGGCACGACCAACGTCGTGGTGGTCGAAACCGCCGACGCCGTGCTGGTCGTCGACCGTTCGCGCGTTCAGGAAGTGAAAGGGCTGGTGTCGCGCATCAAGGCGCAACACGCGCCCGAAGCCGACGCGCATCGCAAGGTGCGCCGCCCGTGGGGTTTTTACGATTCGATCGACCGGGGCGAGCGTTTTCAGGTCAAGCGGATCGTCGTGACGCCGGGCGCGCAACTGTCGCTGCAACTGCATCACCACCGCGCGGAACATTGGGTCGTGGTGTGCGGCACGGCGCTCGTCACACGCGGCGAAGAGCAGTTCCTGCTGAGTGAAAACGAATCGACCTACATTCCGCTCGGCATCAAGCACCGGCTGGAAAACCCCGGCAAGGTGCCGCTCGAAATCATCGAAATCCAGTCGGGCTCCTATCTGGGCGAAGACGACATTGTGAGGTTCAACGACAACTACGGCCGCTGCTCCTAA
- a CDS encoding undecaprenyl-phosphate glucose phosphotransferase — MRRFQDLLARVFDVALVLAGATVASQIRFDYLAQSGFYWALVMFSAAFALAIFPAFGVYESWRGRSKLALAGQVSLAWLMVQGSALVLMYSLHRADLVSRLWFSYWTASTGGFLIAYRLITHAVLGRARGAGMNLHQVAIVGSGSQCNAIIRRIESTPTAGFHATAVYNTRPDESTVTNSRVPVFESVDALANYIRTNDVHELWLMLSLTEEPLICSLIGEFRDDLVNIRFMPDVRSHALFEGSGVIDLLGVPAINLVASPLSASSMLKKEIFDRLFAATALIALAPLMLGIAVAVKLSSRGPILFRQKRKGADGRVFTIYKFRSMRLHTEAKGTLSQATRHDKRVTKVGAFLRRTSLDELPQFFNVLLGDMSVVGPRPHALEHDDLYQKVVAGYINRYRIKPGITGWAQINGFRGETDRIEKMERRVEHDLYYLGHWSFGLDMRIIGATIVAGLVHRNAY, encoded by the coding sequence ATGCGCAGGTTTCAGGATTTGCTCGCGCGAGTTTTCGATGTCGCGTTGGTGTTGGCGGGGGCGACGGTGGCGTCGCAGATCCGCTTTGATTACCTCGCTCAATCCGGGTTCTATTGGGCGCTCGTGATGTTTTCGGCCGCGTTTGCGCTGGCTATTTTCCCGGCCTTCGGTGTCTACGAATCGTGGCGTGGCCGTTCCAAGCTGGCGCTCGCGGGTCAGGTGTCGCTCGCGTGGTTGATGGTGCAGGGCAGTGCGCTCGTGCTGATGTATTCGCTGCATCGGGCCGATCTCGTTTCGCGGTTGTGGTTCTCGTACTGGACGGCAAGCACAGGCGGCTTTCTGATCGCTTACCGGTTGATCACGCATGCGGTGCTCGGCCGCGCTCGCGGCGCCGGCATGAATCTGCATCAGGTGGCGATCGTGGGGAGTGGCTCGCAGTGCAACGCAATCATTCGTCGTATCGAATCGACACCGACGGCAGGCTTTCACGCAACCGCCGTCTACAACACGCGGCCCGACGAATCGACGGTGACGAATTCACGCGTGCCGGTATTCGAAAGTGTGGATGCGCTAGCCAATTACATCCGCACGAATGACGTGCATGAATTGTGGCTGATGCTCTCGCTTACCGAGGAGCCGCTGATCTGCTCGCTGATCGGCGAATTCCGCGACGATCTGGTGAACATCCGCTTCATGCCCGACGTGCGCAGTCATGCGCTGTTCGAAGGCAGCGGCGTGATCGATCTGCTCGGCGTGCCGGCGATCAATCTGGTGGCCTCGCCGCTGTCGGCCAGCTCGATGCTGAAGAAAGAGATCTTCGACCGGCTGTTCGCCGCGACTGCACTGATTGCACTCGCACCGCTGATGCTCGGCATCGCCGTCGCGGTGAAGCTGTCGTCGCGCGGCCCGATTCTCTTCAGACAGAAGCGCAAGGGAGCGGACGGCCGGGTCTTCACGATCTACAAATTCCGCTCGATGCGTCTGCATACCGAAGCGAAAGGCACGCTCAGCCAGGCCACGCGTCACGATAAACGCGTCACGAAAGTGGGCGCATTCCTGCGCCGCACGAGCCTCGACGAGCTGCCGCAATTTTTCAACGTATTGCTGGGCGACATGTCGGTCGTCGGACCGCGTCCCCATGCACTCGAGCACGACGACCTCTATCAGAAAGTGGTCGCGGGCTACATCAATCGCTATCGCATCAAGCCGGGCATTACGGGATGGGCACAGATCAACGGCTTTCGTGGCGAGACTGACCGCATAGAGAAGATGGAACGTCGTGTCGAACATGACCTGTACTACCTGGGCCATTGGTCGTTCGGACTCGACATGCGGATTATCGGCGCGACGATCGTCGCAGGACTGGTGCATCGAAACGCTTACTAA
- a CDS encoding polysaccharide biosynthesis/export family protein gives MSSLGLRTGSLLVFTTAALLSGCGIAPGQRMITPAAVQDTGGDFSTEASQQQQIPITDINLSLLRKMNADNASAAVPSKTLGLFGKPVAYKAGPGDVLQIVVWDHPELAAALGQPPQNSKTSDAMPGFLVDENGDVQFPYAGTLHVAGKDSAQIQKELHSRLSKVYQKPEVTVRIASFRASQVYLDGEVRTPGAQSVNDIPMSLTMAINQGGGFTANADRSRVELVRNGVNYPINVDDLIKRGRNPSDIYLQPGDLVRVAAREDSGVYVMGEVNKPATILPMRNGSMTLSQAISDSGSFDSNTAAARQLFVIRNSTSESPQIYHLDATSPVSMILANQFELQPKDVVYVGQGGLVRFNRVLNLLLPAINAAVTGAVLAK, from the coding sequence ATGAGCTCACTTGGGTTACGCACGGGAAGTCTCCTGGTCTTCACCACGGCCGCACTGCTTTCCGGATGCGGGATCGCTCCGGGCCAGCGGATGATCACGCCGGCGGCGGTACAGGACACTGGGGGTGATTTCAGCACCGAAGCGTCGCAGCAACAGCAGATTCCGATCACGGACATCAACCTGTCGCTGCTGCGCAAGATGAACGCGGACAACGCGTCGGCGGCAGTTCCGTCGAAGACGCTTGGCCTGTTCGGCAAACCGGTGGCCTACAAGGCCGGTCCCGGCGACGTTCTGCAGATCGTCGTCTGGGATCACCCGGAACTGGCCGCCGCGCTCGGCCAGCCGCCGCAAAACTCGAAGACGTCGGACGCGATGCCCGGCTTCCTCGTCGACGAAAACGGCGACGTCCAGTTTCCGTATGCCGGCACGCTGCACGTGGCAGGCAAGGACTCCGCCCAGATCCAGAAAGAGCTGCATAGCCGTTTGAGCAAGGTTTATCAGAAGCCGGAAGTGACGGTGCGGATCGCGTCGTTCCGCGCGTCGCAGGTTTATCTCGACGGCGAAGTACGCACGCCGGGCGCGCAGTCGGTCAACGACATTCCGATGTCGCTGACGATGGCGATCAACCAGGGCGGCGGCTTTACCGCGAATGCCGATCGCAGCCGCGTGGAACTGGTCCGCAACGGCGTCAACTATCCGATCAACGTTGACGACCTGATCAAGCGCGGCCGCAATCCGTCGGACATTTATCTGCAACCGGGCGACCTGGTGCGCGTGGCGGCTCGTGAAGACAGCGGCGTGTATGTAATGGGCGAAGTCAACAAGCCCGCCACGATCCTGCCGATGCGCAACGGCTCGATGACGCTTTCTCAAGCCATCTCGGACAGCGGCAGCTTCGACTCGAACACGGCGGCGGCACGTCAGTTGTTCGTGATCCGCAATTCGACCAGCGAATCGCCGCAGATCTATCACCTCGACGCGACCTCGCCGGTCTCGATGATTCTCGCGAATCAGTTCGAGCTTCAGCCGAAAGACGTCGTGTATGTCGGACAAGGTGGTCTGGTCCGCTTCAACCGTGTGCTGAACCTGCTGCTGCCGGCGATCAACGCGGCTGTGACGGGCGCGGTGCTCGCGAAGTAA
- a CDS encoding polysaccharide biosynthesis tyrosine autokinase encodes MAINFENRYTDVSGPDELHLSDYLRTIVRGWRTVLMVTLIALALGCAYAFLAPPTYRADVLFHVEDKTANANGNGKDSLPPLTGMFDTKPSTAAEIELLKSRLVTEETVRNLHLDISASPRYFPVIGGMIAGLVNGQWGFRLPQFINLSGFAWGDEAISVSRFDTSKEMYDTTFTLVAGADGTYVLRDRNGIAILSGKVGETVETDTADGPITLHVDKLVGAPGSRFELQRASTLSTVDRLQKALVVQETTLQSGVIRTSLEGGDPALTAAIVNSMAREFVRQDVASRSTEAEHMLAFLDQQLPGLRKELDDAEQRYNKFRNTHGTVDLGEESRLLLQQIVDSKTKLLDLQQQRAEMIQRFTPSHPAVAALDAQIAALQGAQANMNRSVAVMPDTEQTALRLLRDVHVNTELYTNLLNSAQQLRVAKAGQVGSVRVVDFAETPDEPVRPKRVLAILIALGGGLVIGIMLTFFKRAMYGGVERPDELEAMLGVPVFAVVPRSQTQLRLQENVMLRRRGLHVLAQQAPEDIAVEGVRNLRTSLQLSLDHAENNVVMITGSRPDSGKSFLSVNLSALVASANKRVLIIDGDMRRGDVHSHFGIAHQPGLSDVLSGGDLASMIQRDVLPGLDVLAKGTLPSHPAELLMSKRFETMLEELKPQYDLVIVDTPPVLAVTDSTLIGKYAGTTLLVVRHGRHPLNEVAETAKRLRTGGVGIRGVLLTDVPQEGAFLGSGYQGGYYGYDSIAG; translated from the coding sequence ATGGCCATCAACTTCGAAAACCGTTACACCGACGTGTCCGGACCGGACGAGCTTCATTTGTCGGACTATCTCCGCACGATAGTGCGCGGTTGGCGCACCGTTCTGATGGTGACGCTGATCGCGCTTGCACTGGGGTGCGCTTACGCGTTCCTCGCGCCGCCGACGTACCGGGCGGACGTGCTGTTTCACGTCGAAGACAAGACGGCCAATGCCAATGGGAACGGCAAGGATTCCTTGCCGCCGCTCACCGGCATGTTCGACACCAAGCCGTCCACGGCGGCCGAGATCGAGTTGCTGAAGTCGCGGCTCGTCACGGAAGAAACCGTGCGCAATCTGCACCTCGACATCTCGGCATCGCCGCGCTATTTCCCCGTGATCGGCGGGATGATCGCGGGGCTGGTGAACGGGCAGTGGGGATTCAGATTGCCGCAGTTCATCAACCTGTCCGGCTTCGCCTGGGGTGACGAGGCGATTTCGGTGTCGCGCTTCGATACGTCGAAGGAAATGTACGACACCACCTTCACGCTGGTGGCGGGCGCCGACGGCACCTATGTGCTGCGTGATCGCAACGGTATCGCGATTCTCTCCGGCAAGGTGGGCGAGACCGTCGAAACCGATACTGCCGATGGTCCGATCACGCTGCACGTCGACAAGCTGGTCGGTGCACCTGGCTCGCGTTTCGAATTGCAACGCGCGTCGACGCTGAGCACGGTGGATCGTCTGCAGAAGGCGCTGGTCGTGCAGGAAACCACGCTGCAATCGGGCGTGATCCGCACGAGCCTCGAAGGCGGCGACCCGGCGTTGACGGCAGCGATCGTCAACAGCATGGCGCGTGAATTCGTGCGCCAGGACGTGGCGAGCCGTTCGACCGAAGCCGAGCACATGCTGGCGTTCCTCGATCAGCAACTGCCGGGTTTGCGCAAGGAACTCGACGACGCCGAGCAACGCTACAACAAGTTCCGCAACACGCATGGCACGGTCGATCTCGGCGAAGAAAGCCGCCTGCTGCTGCAACAGATCGTCGACAGCAAGACCAAGCTGCTCGATCTGCAACAGCAACGCGCGGAGATGATTCAGCGCTTTACGCCGAGCCACCCGGCCGTCGCCGCACTGGATGCGCAGATCGCCGCCTTGCAGGGCGCGCAGGCCAACATGAACCGCAGCGTAGCCGTGATGCCGGACACCGAGCAGACCGCTCTGCGTCTGCTGCGCGACGTGCATGTGAATACCGAGCTTTACACGAACCTGCTCAACAGCGCACAGCAACTGCGAGTAGCGAAAGCCGGTCAGGTGGGCAGCGTGCGCGTGGTCGATTTCGCCGAAACGCCTGACGAACCGGTGCGCCCGAAACGCGTGCTGGCGATCCTGATCGCGCTCGGCGGCGGTCTCGTGATCGGCATCATGCTGACCTTCTTCAAGCGCGCAATGTACGGCGGCGTCGAACGCCCGGACGAACTCGAAGCAATGCTCGGCGTGCCGGTGTTCGCGGTGGTGCCGCGCAGCCAGACGCAATTGCGTCTGCAGGAAAACGTGATGCTGCGCCGCCGTGGCCTGCATGTGCTGGCCCAGCAGGCACCGGAAGACATCGCCGTGGAAGGCGTGCGCAATCTGCGCACCTCGCTGCAACTCTCACTCGATCACGCCGAGAACAACGTCGTGATGATTACCGGTTCGCGGCCCGATAGCGGCAAGTCGTTCCTGTCGGTGAATCTGTCGGCTCTGGTGGCGTCGGCGAACAAACGCGTGCTGATTATCGACGGCGATATGCGGCGCGGCGACGTTCACTCGCACTTTGGTATCGCGCATCAACCCGGTTTGTCGGATGTGCTGAGCGGCGGCGATCTGGCGTCGATGATCCAGCGCGACGTGCTGCCTGGCCTCGACGTGCTCGCCAAAGGCACGCTGCCTTCGCATCCCGCCGAGTTGCTGATGAGCAAACGTTTCGAAACGATGCTCGAAGAACTGAAGCCGCAATACGACCTCGTGATCGTCGATACACCGCCGGTGCTCGCGGTCACGGATTCGACGCTGATCGGCAAATATGCGGGCACGACGTTGCTGGTGGTGCGCCACGGCCGTCATCCGCTGAACGAAGTGGCCGAAACGGCGAAGCGTCTGCGTACCGGCGGCGTCGGTATCAGGGGCGTGCTGCTCACCGACGTGCCGCAGGAAGGCGCGTTCCTCGGCTCGGGTTATCAAGGGGGGTACTACGGTTACGACAGCATCGCGGGTTGA
- the gmd gene encoding GDP-mannose 4,6-dehydratase, whose translation MKRKVALITGITGQDGSYLAELLLAKGYDVHGIKRRSSLFNTDRIDHLYRDPHDPDQRLFLHHADLTDSTSILRVIQRVEPDEIYNLAAQSHVAVSFEEPEYTANADGLGALRILEAIRILGLQHKTRFYQASTSELYGLVQQVPQSETTPFYPRSPYAVAKLFAYWTTVNYREAYGLYACNGILFNHESPVRGETFVTRKITRAVARIAVGMQKTLYLGNLSALRDWGHARDYVEMQWRMLQQDLPEDYVIATGVQYSVRQFVQHAAAELGVTVRFEGTGVDEIGIVEKVEGREIKMSPGDVIVRVDPRYFRPAEVETLLGDPSKAHAKLGWQPTTSFASLVKEMVRADYQIARRDALVTLAGFTALEHHE comes from the coding sequence ATGAAACGCAAGGTCGCGCTGATCACCGGCATTACTGGACAGGACGGGTCGTACCTCGCTGAGCTGCTGCTCGCCAAAGGTTACGACGTACACGGCATCAAACGCAGGTCATCCCTGTTCAATACAGACCGGATCGATCACCTCTATCGCGATCCACACGACCCGGACCAGCGGCTCTTTCTGCACCACGCGGATCTGACCGATTCGACCAGCATCCTGCGCGTGATTCAACGCGTGGAGCCCGACGAAATCTATAACCTCGCGGCGCAGAGCCACGTGGCGGTGTCGTTCGAGGAACCGGAATACACGGCGAATGCGGATGGCCTCGGCGCGCTGCGGATTCTCGAAGCGATCCGTATTCTCGGCTTGCAGCACAAGACGCGCTTCTATCAGGCGTCGACGTCCGAGCTATACGGGCTCGTGCAGCAGGTGCCGCAATCGGAGACTACGCCGTTTTATCCGCGTAGCCCGTATGCAGTCGCGAAGCTGTTCGCGTACTGGACCACAGTCAATTATCGCGAAGCGTATGGGCTTTATGCGTGCAACGGGATTCTGTTCAATCACGAATCGCCGGTGCGGGGCGAAACGTTCGTCACGCGCAAGATCACGCGCGCGGTGGCGCGTATCGCGGTCGGCATGCAGAAGACGCTGTATCTCGGCAATCTGTCCGCATTGCGCGACTGGGGCCATGCACGCGACTACGTGGAAATGCAATGGCGCATGCTGCAACAGGATCTGCCTGAAGATTATGTGATCGCCACCGGCGTGCAGTACAGCGTGCGTCAGTTCGTCCAGCACGCGGCCGCCGAACTCGGCGTGACGGTGCGTTTCGAAGGCACCGGCGTGGATGAAATCGGCATCGTCGAAAAGGTCGAAGGACGCGAGATCAAGATGTCGCCGGGCGATGTGATCGTACGTGTCGATCCGCGCTATTTCCGGCCCGCCGAAGTCGAAACGCTGCTCGGCGATCCTTCGAAAGCGCACGCGAAACTCGGCTGGCAACCGACGACATCGTTTGCGTCGCTCGTTAAAGAAATGGTGCGCGCCGATTATCAGATTGCACGACGTGACGCGCTCGTCACGCTTGCCGGATTCACGGCGCTCGAACATCACGAGTAA
- a CDS encoding GDP-L-fucose synthase family protein: MNKHSRIFVAGHRGMVGSALVRRLVAEGYTNVVTRTRAELDLTDQKAVNGFFDSEQIDVVLLAAARVGGIFANASQPGEFIYENLVIETNVIHAAYRAKVERLVFFGSSCIYPKQCPQPIREEYLLTSPLEPTNDAYAIAKIAGVMLCNAYNREYGTQYVSLMPTNLYGPNDNYDLNSSHVLPALLRKAHEARESGAATLTVWGSGTPRREFLHVDDLAAATLFVLEHNVTEGLFNVGVGEDLSIRELAECICKVVGFEGELVFDASKPDGTPRKLLDVSRLKEMGWHATTGLEAGIAATYRDFIETHSSSTATA; encoded by the coding sequence ATGAACAAACACTCACGCATTTTTGTCGCGGGGCACCGCGGCATGGTGGGCTCGGCGCTGGTCCGCCGTCTGGTTGCCGAGGGCTACACCAATGTGGTCACGCGCACGCGAGCCGAACTCGATCTCACCGATCAGAAGGCCGTGAACGGCTTTTTCGACAGCGAGCAGATCGACGTGGTGTTGCTCGCGGCCGCACGCGTCGGCGGCATTTTTGCGAACGCGTCGCAGCCGGGCGAGTTTATCTACGAAAACCTGGTGATCGAAACCAACGTGATTCACGCTGCGTATCGGGCGAAAGTAGAGCGATTGGTGTTTTTCGGTTCGTCCTGCATTTACCCGAAGCAATGTCCGCAGCCGATTCGCGAAGAGTATCTGCTGACGTCGCCGCTGGAGCCGACCAACGACGCGTATGCGATCGCGAAAATCGCCGGTGTGATGCTCTGCAATGCGTACAACCGCGAATACGGCACGCAGTATGTGTCGCTGATGCCGACCAATCTGTACGGTCCGAACGACAACTACGATCTGAACAGCAGCCACGTGTTGCCTGCGCTGCTGCGCAAGGCGCACGAGGCGAGAGAAAGCGGCGCCGCCACGTTGACCGTGTGGGGGTCGGGTACGCCGCGCCGCGAGTTCCTGCATGTCGACGATCTCGCGGCGGCCACGTTGTTCGTGCTCGAACATAACGTGACGGAAGGGCTGTTCAATGTCGGCGTAGGCGAGGATCTGTCGATTCGCGAACTGGCCGAATGCATCTGCAAGGTGGTGGGTTTCGAGGGCGAACTCGTGTTCGACGCGTCCAAACCCGACGGCACGCCGCGGAAATTGCTCGACGTCTCGCGTCTGAAGGAAATGGGCTGGCACGCGACGACCGGTCTGGAGGCGGGCATTGCCGCCACCTATCGCGACTTCATCGAAACGCATTCGAGTTCGACGGCCACGGCTTGA
- a CDS encoding glycosyltransferase family 4 protein, translated as MTASVTIFHNVVWSRHKGVVFSALHNISASGAIRYSMVQIADTEHDRVGFSEVDYSFHRYPMQKLFDGCYEDVPTMKMIVRLTWEVLKAKSDLIVLPGYHRPEYWAMLLACIVTGKRRAVFCDSTARDRPKKLITSIPKRVFFSLCDGYFGFGERSREYLLSLGAKREKIFVPCQAAALPGSFSPERALVERVAARAGDPPVFLFVGRLSEEKGIGTLIDAFAGLRKRIPAARLRIVGTGPMADALHAKVAELELGDSVTFVGSLQDEPLTQEYYHATCLVLPSYSEPWGLVVNEALAHGCPAVVSESCGCVPELVIDGVSGYAFTAGDVPALQRTMLKAMEAFADASGTAHRCMDVIRRFDPPSAAANIARGCALMLSD; from the coding sequence ATGACAGCGTCAGTCACGATCTTCCATAACGTCGTATGGTCGCGCCACAAAGGTGTCGTCTTTTCTGCGCTGCATAACATTTCGGCATCCGGAGCAATCCGGTATTCGATGGTGCAGATCGCGGATACCGAGCACGACCGCGTCGGCTTTTCCGAGGTGGATTATTCGTTCCACCGCTATCCGATGCAGAAGCTGTTCGACGGCTGCTATGAAGATGTGCCGACGATGAAGATGATCGTCCGGCTCACATGGGAGGTGCTGAAGGCCAAATCCGATCTGATCGTATTGCCCGGTTATCACCGTCCCGAGTATTGGGCGATGCTCCTGGCGTGCATCGTGACCGGCAAGCGGCGTGCGGTATTTTGCGACTCCACCGCGCGCGACCGGCCGAAGAAGCTGATCACGTCGATTCCGAAAAGAGTGTTCTTTTCGCTGTGCGACGGCTATTTCGGTTTCGGCGAACGCAGCCGCGAATATCTGCTGTCGCTTGGCGCGAAACGCGAAAAGATTTTCGTGCCCTGCCAGGCCGCTGCATTGCCGGGGTCGTTCTCGCCGGAGCGCGCGCTGGTCGAGCGGGTCGCTGCGCGAGCCGGCGATCCGCCGGTGTTCCTGTTCGTGGGACGTCTGTCGGAAGAGAAGGGCATCGGCACGCTGATCGACGCGTTCGCGGGCCTGCGCAAGCGTATTCCGGCTGCGCGTTTGCGCATCGTCGGCACGGGTCCGATGGCCGATGCGTTGCACGCGAAGGTCGCCGAACTGGAGCTGGGCGACTCGGTGACGTTCGTGGGCAGTCTGCAGGACGAGCCGCTGACGCAGGAGTATTACCACGCGACCTGTCTGGTCCTGCCGAGTTATAGCGAACCGTGGGGGCTCGTAGTGAACGAGGCGCTCGCGCACGGTTGCCCGGCGGTGGTCAGCGAGAGTTGCGGCTGCGTGCCCGAGTTGGTGATCGACGGCGTGAGCGGGTATGCGTTCACTGCCGGCGACGTACCCGCTCTGCAGCGCACGATGCTCAAGGCGATGGAGGCATTCGCCGACGCCAGCGGTACCGCGCATCGCTGCATGGATGTGATTCGCCGCTTCGATCCCCCGTCTGCGGCCGCGAATATCGCTCGCGGCTGCGCATTGATGTTGAGCGACTGA
- a CDS encoding glycosyltransferase WbuB gives MKILIYGINYAPELTGTGKYTAEMAVLLASRGHEVRVVCAPPYYPEWRVAAGFAAWRYRRETRDGVTLWRAPLWVPSNPTGIKRILHLASFAVSSLPLLARHALWRPDAVMMIAPTLMCAPATLALARVTRASAWLHIQDYEIDAAFELGLLKSSRGARVARWIESALLRRFDAVSSITRQMSARATAKGVLPARVVCLPNWVDSSSIFPLPRASEYRQQLGIPEGQKVVLYSGNMGAKQGIETLADAAALLAARTDVTFVFCGSGAAKESLLARCAGLQNCIFIPLQPAERLNELLNLADIHVLPQRGDAADLVMPSKLTGMFASGRATVAMARRGTALHEAVSPRGVVVPPDNVKALVAAINVLASDAERRAALGRAARHYAESTLSPESTIQTFEEKLATVFRQAGVRRVKTGAAYFSQRPSTVVARPSKPATAEEAAPD, from the coding sequence ATGAAGATTCTGATCTACGGCATCAACTACGCGCCGGAACTGACGGGGACGGGTAAGTACACGGCGGAAATGGCTGTGCTGCTCGCGAGCCGGGGTCACGAAGTCCGGGTGGTATGCGCACCGCCTTACTATCCCGAATGGCGCGTCGCGGCGGGTTTTGCCGCGTGGCGTTACCGGCGCGAGACACGCGACGGCGTGACGCTGTGGCGCGCGCCGCTGTGGGTGCCGTCGAATCCGACCGGCATCAAGCGGATACTGCATCTCGCGAGTTTTGCGGTGAGTTCGTTGCCCTTGCTCGCGCGCCACGCGCTGTGGCGTCCCGACGCGGTCATGATGATCGCTCCTACGTTGATGTGCGCGCCCGCGACGTTGGCGCTCGCGCGCGTCACGCGGGCCAGCGCGTGGCTGCATATTCAGGACTATGAAATCGATGCGGCATTCGAACTCGGCCTGCTGAAAAGTTCGCGTGGTGCTCGCGTGGCGCGCTGGATAGAAAGCGCGTTATTGCGGCGCTTCGATGCGGTTTCGTCGATCACGCGGCAGATGAGCGCCCGCGCTACCGCGAAGGGTGTGTTGCCCGCGCGCGTCGTGTGTCTGCCGAACTGGGTGGATTCTTCGAGCATCTTTCCGTTGCCGCGCGCGAGCGAATATCGCCAGCAGCTCGGCATCCCGGAAGGCCAGAAGGTCGTGCTGTATTCCGGGAACATGGGCGCGAAACAGGGCATCGAAACACTCGCGGATGCCGCCGCACTGCTCGCCGCGCGCACCGACGTGACTTTCGTTTTCTGCGGTAGCGGTGCTGCAAAAGAGAGTTTGCTCGCGCGTTGTGCGGGCTTGCAGAACTGCATCTTCATTCCGCTGCAACCGGCGGAGCGCCTGAACGAACTGCTCAATCTCGCCGATATCCACGTGCTGCCGCAACGCGGCGATGCTGCCGATCTCGTCATGCCGTCCAAACTCACGGGCATGTTCGCCAGCGGTCGCGCGACCGTGGCGATGGCGCGTCGCGGCACGGCCTTGCATGAGGCAGTGAGCCCGCGCGGTGTGGTGGTGCCACCCGACAACGTCAAGGCGCTGGTGGCCGCGATCAACGTGCTGGCGAGCGATGCGGAGCGGCGTGCGGCGCTTGGCCGTGCCGCGCGTCATTACGCGGAGAGCACGTTGTCGCCGGAGTCGACGATTCAGACCTTTGAGGAAAAGCTGGCGACGGTGTTTCGTCAGGCAGGCGTGAGGCGGGTGAAGACAGGTGCCGCGTATTTCAGTCAGCGGCCTTCCACTGTCGTAGCCAGGCCGAGCAAGCCGGCTACCGCGGAGGAAGCCGCGCCGGATTGA